Proteins encoded by one window of Puntigrus tetrazona isolate hp1 unplaced genomic scaffold, ASM1883169v1 S000000606, whole genome shotgun sequence:
- the LOC122334648 gene encoding CBL-interacting protein kinase 25-like → MRGRLSQTPDTVSPDPEIDLPQGSTVSLFEVGHLIASGNFGKVYEGTHLFSDKVKVALKCIPKRKADRYLDIPGHSKPVLAEVALMLRLGEAPLCPNIIRLHQWVENESSFTLIMDYPEPCRTLEDYILFNGPIR, encoded by the exons ATGAGGGGACGCCTGTCCCAG acaccggacacagtgtctcctgatccagaaatcgatttgccccaag gatccactgtgtctttgtttgaagtgggaCATTTGATCGCTTCCGGGAACTTCGGCAAGGTCTATGagggaacacatttattcagcgacaaagtgaaggtcgctctgaagtgtattcccaagcgcaaagcggaccgctatcttgacatt cctggtcactccaaaccggtgcttgctgaagtggctctgatgctccggctgggagaagctcctttgtgccccaacatcattcggctacaccagtgggtggagaatgagagcagcttcactctcattatgGATTACCCTGAACCCTGCAGGACCTTGGAGGATTACATCTTGTTCAACGGCCCCATCAGGTGA